The Deltaproteobacteria bacterium sequence GGCGGCAGTGGCAAGCCCTCGGCGGCGAGCTCGTGCCGGCCTTCGCGCGGCTGCAGGAGCAGGGGCACCTGGATCTGATGACCTGCGCCGCGACGCACGCCTACCTGCCGCTGCACCAGACACACCCGCAGGCGGTGTGGGCGCAGCTCAAGGTGGCGGTGGACGATCACCGACGCGCCTTCGGGCGCGACCCGGTGGGGATCTGGCTCCCCGAGTGTGCCTACTACCCGGGACTCGACGCCCTGCTCGCCGACGCCGGGCTGCGCTACTTCGTCGGCAACGCGCATGCGCTGACGCTGGCCCTGCCGCCGCCTCGGTTCGGCACCTTCGCCCCGGTCTTCTGCGACCCGAGCGGCGTGGCGGTCTTCGGCCGCGACCTCGAGGCCTCGAGACAGGTCTGGAGCCGCGACGACGGCTATCCGAGCGACCCGACCTATCGCGAGTTCTACCGCGACATCGGCTTCGATCTGGACCTGGCCACCGTGGGGCCCTTCCTCAAGCCCGACGGGGTGCGCAAGTACACGGGCATCAAGTACCACCGCATCACCGGAGCGACGGAGCACAAGGAGCTTTACGACCCGTACTGGGCCCGCGAGAAGGCGGCCGAGCACGCGGCGGACTTCGCGCTCCGGCGGCGGGCGCAGCTCCAGGCCGCGCGCGGGCAGATGGATCGAGCGCCCTTGCTCGTGGCTCCGTACGACGCGGAGCTCTTCGGGCACTGGTGGTACGAAGGCCCGTGGTGGCTCGACGGTGTGGTCCGGCGCTGGGCCCGCGAAGAGGTCGACTACCCGCTCACGCACCTCGCGGACTACCTGCGCGGGCACCCGAACCAGCAGCTCTGCCGGCCGGCGCAGTCGAGCTGGGGCGAGGAGGGCTACCACCAGTTCTGGCTCAACGCGGCCAACGAGTGGCTCTATCCCCACCTGCACAAGGCGGCCGAGCGGATGGTGACCCTCGCCCAGCGCTTCCCGCGCGCCGACGGCCTGCCGCGCCGCGCGCTCAATCAGGCCGCGCGAGAGCTGCTCCTCGCCCAGTCCAGCGATTGGGCCTTCATCCTGCGCACGGGCACCATGGTCGACTACGCCGCGCGCCGCGTGCGCAGCCACCTCCGCCGCTTCACGCAGCTCTATCAGCAGCTCCTGGGCAGCGTCGCGCCCCGCCCCGAAGATCGCCTCGCCCTCTCCTCCGAGTTTCCCTTCGCCGACGCCACCGACGCCGCGCCCGCCGTCCTCGACGAGGCGTGGCTCTCGCGCCTCGAATCGGCGGACACCCTCTTCCCCACGCTCGACTACCGCGTCTTCCGAGGTCCGCGAAGCACGCCGTAAGGCTAGCGCGCTGATTCGCGTTGCCCATCTGCTCGAGCTGGCAGATCTGCTGTCGCGAGACCTCCGGCTTCATGGCCAGGCACCTGGCCATGGCTGGCCGGACGGAAGACGGGCTGCAGCTCGGCGTGGGAACGTCGCTGCAGCCGGCCGTGCGGGCCCTATGATTTTGCGCCCTTCGCGAGGCTTGGCCTGCCGCATCGGTGCCGCTCCGGCCCCCCACTCTGGATCGCGGCTTGCACAACGGGGCTCCGGGAGGATGCCCATGACGAATACGATGACCTCGCGCTACGGGCGGCTCGCTCTCACGGGCGGCCTCGCGGTGGCTCTCTTGATCGGTGGCAGCACCGCGCGCGCCGAGGCGCCGACGGCCTGGCAGACCCGGGCCGCGAACCGCATGGAGAAGGCCGCGAGCTTCCCCATCGTCGGCGGGCTGGTGGTGCGGCCCATCGCCGCGCGACTCGCGCTCTCGGGCCTGCGCGCGCAGTCGGTGAGCGTCGACAAGGCGTACCGGCGTGCCTACAAGCAGAACCTCCAGAGCTTCGGCGTGAGCGCGGTTCGAGGCCTGTGCCACTTCATCAACGCGATCTGGCTCGCGCCTGCGGCAATCTTCGAGGCGGTGAAGTTCTCATCGACGCTGCCGGGCCTGAGCGCGGCGCTCGTCGCGGTCCCGGTCGCCGGCGCGGTGATCACGGAAGCGGTCTTCCGTGGTGACGCGGCCAAGGTCGGCAACGTGGTCCTGCTCCGGGAGGCCCAGCGCCAGAACCTGCCGGGAACGCGCCTGGCCAGCGACCTCGCCTACGGGGCCAAGCTCGTCGAGCTCGAGGACTAGTCCGCAGCCAGAGTCACGACGCTGGCGCGCCCTGCGAAGGC is a genomic window containing:
- a CDS encoding DUF1957 domain-containing protein, translated to MVHGSMAIVLHAHLPWVRHPEHEHFLEEEWLYEAVTEAYLPLVTLMRRWADEGVPFKLSLSLSPTLVAMLQDELLRKRCDRYLEDLSHLVDAELKRTAGDGHLQYLAGHYRERLDDVRRQWQALGGELVPAFARLQEQGHLDLMTCAATHAYLPLHQTHPQAVWAQLKVAVDDHRRAFGRDPVGIWLPECAYYPGLDALLADAGLRYFVGNAHALTLALPPPRFGTFAPVFCDPSGVAVFGRDLEASRQVWSRDDGYPSDPTYREFYRDIGFDLDLATVGPFLKPDGVRKYTGIKYHRITGATEHKELYDPYWAREKAAEHAADFALRRRAQLQAARGQMDRAPLLVAPYDAELFGHWWYEGPWWLDGVVRRWAREEVDYPLTHLADYLRGHPNQQLCRPAQSSWGEEGYHQFWLNAANEWLYPHLHKAAERMVTLAQRFPRADGLPRRALNQAARELLLAQSSDWAFILRTGTMVDYAARRVRSHLRRFTQLYQQLLGSVAPRPEDRLALSSEFPFADATDAAPAVLDEAWLSRLESADTLFPTLDYRVFRGPRSTP